The following proteins are encoded in a genomic region of Arcobacter suis CECT 7833:
- a CDS encoding YtxH domain-containing protein has translation MNKSNQTNQYDINIENSRPKNLQNGVNINQNPYINQNFNPLQNPQQVNTPQSTFSNGDFIKGALLGAALTYFLTNKNAQEGLFKAFGKGSELFSAGIEELKERYEDAKAQMQANQE, from the coding sequence ATGAATAAATCAAATCAAACAAATCAATATGATATAAATATTGAAAATAGTAGACCTAAAAATCTTCAAAATGGTGTTAATATAAACCAAAATCCTTATATTAATCAAAACTTTAATCCTTTACAAAATCCTCAACAAGTAAATACTCCTCAAAGTACTTTTAGTAATGGAGATTTCATAAAAGGTGCATTACTAGGCGCTGCATTAACATATTTTCTTACAAACAAAAATGCTCAAGAAGGACTTTTTAAAGCTTTTGGAAAAGGAAGTGAACTTTTTAGTGCTGGAATTGAAGAGCTAAAAGAGAGATATGAAGATGCAAAAGCTCAAATGCAAGCTAA
- a CDS encoding Fur family transcriptional regulator → MENNQEISFDIFLKNFKNNVSKIGLKNSIQKDYILKILYFSKEHLTAEEISNKIKKNYNVSIGIATVYRAMKFLHDMKLVNQLDIGDGVVRYELNITEHHDHLICTSCGIIVEFSDDLIELNQIKVAEKNNFILKEHVMTIYGVCEPCQNKK, encoded by the coding sequence ATGGAAAACAATCAAGAAATATCATTTGACATTTTTTTAAAAAACTTTAAAAATAATGTATCAAAAATAGGTTTGAAAAATTCAATTCAAAAAGATTATATATTAAAAATTTTATATTTTTCAAAAGAACATTTAACCGCAGAAGAGATTTCAAATAAAATCAAAAAAAACTATAATGTATCTATAGGAATAGCAACAGTTTATCGTGCTATGAAGTTTCTACATGATATGAAATTAGTAAATCAATTAGATATTGGAGATGGAGTTGTTAGATATGAACTAAACATTACTGAACATCATGATCATCTAATTTGTACTTCATGTGGTATTATCGTTGAGTTTTCAGATGATTTAATAGAATTAAATCAAATTAAAGTTGCAGAAAAGAATAATTTTATTTTAAAAGAACATGTTATGACTATTTATGGAGTTTGTGAACCTTGTCAAAACAAAAAGTGA
- a CDS encoding ferritin-like domain-containing protein: METNIDEALLISTRVDINSQVPITSQILRIAVYDEFKAYETYTKIIEKFGLVQPFVNIKEAEAVHYAALIKLMEKYGVEVPINNWASKIEIPNTLIECCEMGVASEIDNIAMYNNLLGFAIENDIKDTLYRLQAASFNNHLPAFRNCVLNHYTNGNTTNINAENIMEKLGDYQVILDDIMSGNIDESSISTIFSKLNLSMVSGAVLGAATIALLNNYLSKKNIKEEE; this comes from the coding sequence TTGGAAACAAATATTGATGAAGCACTATTAATATCAACAAGAGTAGATATAAATAGTCAAGTTCCCATAACTTCTCAAATTTTAAGAATTGCCGTTTATGATGAATTTAAAGCCTATGAAACTTACACAAAAATAATTGAAAAGTTTGGGTTAGTTCAACCTTTTGTAAATATAAAAGAAGCAGAAGCTGTTCATTATGCTGCACTTATAAAATTGATGGAAAAATATGGTGTTGAAGTTCCAATAAATAATTGGGCTTCAAAAATAGAAATCCCGAATACTTTAATCGAGTGTTGTGAAATGGGAGTTGCTAGTGAGATAGATAATATTGCAATGTACAATAATCTACTTGGCTTTGCTATTGAAAATGACATAAAAGATACTCTTTATAGACTTCAAGCAGCTTCATTTAATAATCATTTACCAGCATTTAGAAATTGTGTATTAAATCATTATACTAATGGAAATACAACAAATATTAATGCAGAAAATATTATGGAAAAACTAGGAGATTACCAAGTTATTTTAGATGATATTATGAGTGGAAATATTGATGAAAGTTCGATTTCAACTATTTTTTCTAAATTAAACTTATCTATGGTTAGTGGAGCTGTTTTAGGAGCTGCAACAATTGCTCTTTTAAATAATTACCTTTCAAAAAAAAATATTAAAGAAGAGGAGTAA